Proteins encoded together in one Scyliorhinus canicula chromosome 21, sScyCan1.1, whole genome shotgun sequence window:
- the LOC119955961 gene encoding UPF0691 protein C9orf116 homolog, producing MGCIGLWRLLGDGAAAMSFCGVKEPTVKYLQTEAEPEPPAPGRTSQYYRVKPGVPERFEHPSCFQGYGSRTTNPLYRTTNQTYGSQQPTVHEMPTSFFSVSQKLSEHLSKCGMYKDNGLNVGIEKSLVTGPENLITFQDRLNFHRSYHEAGPSYTD from the exons ATGGGATGTATCGGTTTGTGGCGGTTGCTAGGGGACGGAGCTGCCGCCATGTCTTTCTGCGGAGTGAAAGAACCGACGGTTAAATATCTGCAAACTGAAGCCGAGCCGGAGCCCCCCGCCCCGGGCCGGACCAGCCAATATTACCGCGTTAAACCCGGAGTCCCGGAGAGATTCGAGCATCCCAGCTGCTTCCAGGGATACGG ATCCAGGACAACCAATCCACTGTATCGAACAACGAATCAGACATACGGCAGTCAACAACCAACTGTCCATGAAATGCCG ACCAGCTTCTTTTCTGTATCTCAGAAGCTGTCCGAACATTTAAGTAAATGTGGGATGTACAAGGACAATGGCCTTAACGTGGGCATTGAGAAGTCTCTGGTCACCGGACCGGAAAACCTCATCACATTCCAGGATCGTTTGAATTTCCACCGTTCCTACCATGAAGCTGGTCCTTCCTACACGGACTAG